CATGGCGCCCTGGATTCCCTGGTCGACGGCCGGAATAAATTCCTTCGGGATGGCGCCGCCCACAACGGCATTGACGAATTCATAGCCCTTTTCGGGGTTGGGCTCGATCCTGATCTTAACGTGGCCGTACTGGCCTTTACCGCCGGACTGCCTGACATACTTGGTGTCGGACGAAGCCTCTTTCAGGATGGTCTCTTTATAGGCGACCTGCGGCTTGCCGACGTTCGCCTCCACCTTGAATTCCCTCATCAGCCTGTCGACGATGATCTCAAGGTGAAGCTCGCCCATGCCGGCGATAATGGTCTGTCCCGTTTCCTCGTCTGTGTAAGCCTTGAAAGTCGGGTCTTCCTCCGCCAGCTTGGCAAGCGCGATGCCCATCTTTTCCTGGCCGGCCTTTGTCTTCGGCTCGATTGCCACGCGGATGACGGGCTCGGGGAATTCCATGGATTCCAGCACGACGGGATGCTTTGCGTCGCAGAGCGTATCGCCGGTCGTGGTGTTTTTCAGGCCGACGGCCGCCGCGATATCCCCCGCATAAACGCTTTCGAGATCCTGGCGGTGGTTCGCGTGCATCTGAAGGATGCGGCCCATGCGCTCGTTGTCATCCTTGGTGGAATTGTAAACCGTATCCCCCGCGTTCACCGTGCCGGAATACACGCGGAAGAAACAGAGCTTTCCGACGTAGGGGTCGGTCGCGATCTTGAAGGCGAGCGCCGAAAACGGCTGGTCGTCGGAAGAATGGCGGTCTTCCTCTTCCCCCGTGTCCGGGTTCGTTCCCTTGATGTTCGGGACATCCGTCGGGGCGGGCATATAATCGACAATGGCGTCCAAAAGCTTCTGCACGCCCTTATTCCTGTAAGAAGAACCACAGGTAACCGGAACCATGCTGTTGGCAAGTGTGGATTTGCGAATACAATCTTTGATTTCCTTCTCGGTCAGCTGCTCCCCGTTCAGGTATTTTTCAAAAAGAGTGTCATCCTGCTCTGCAACATGCTCGATCAGCGCGGTGTGGTATTTCTTGGCCAGCTCTTTCATGTCATCCGGAATCTCTTCGCAGCGGATGTCCTTCCCGAGCTCGTCGTAATAGACGTAAGCCTTCATCTCCACCAGGTCGATCAGTCCCTTATAAGTGTCTTCTTTGCCGATGGGAAGCTGAATCGGCACCGCATTGCATTTCAGACGGTCTTTCATCATCTGGATCACATGGAAGAAATCAGCCCCCATGATATCCATTTTATTGACATAGGCCATGCGGGGAACATGATATTCCTCCGCCTGGCGCCAAACAGTCTCGGACTGCGGTTCAACGCCGCCCTTTGCGCAGAAAACGGTTACGGAGCCGTCGAGCACGCGAAGGGAACGCTCCACCTCGACCGTAAAGTCAACGTGGCCGGGAGTGTCAATGATGTTGATTCTGTGACCCTTCCAAAAGCAGGTGGTAGCAGCAGAGGTGATCGTGATCCCTCTTTCCTGCTCCTGCGCCATCCAGTCCATCGTTGCAGCGCCATCATGAACTTCGCCAATTTTATGGTTAATTCCTGTATAATACAGAATACGTTCCGTGGTAGTTGTTTTACCGGCATCAATGTGTGCCATAATGCCGATATTGCGGGTCATTTGTAATGATACCTGCCTTGGCATAGTGTCCTCCTTAAATCTGAATCATGTGTAAGTGTCTGCGCAGAGAGATGGAAAAGCTTCCGGTCAGCGCCGAAGGATTACCACCTGTAATGAGCAAACGCCCGGTTGGCTTCCGCCATCTTATGCGTATCTTCACGCTTTTTGGCGGCGCCTCCGGCACCATTAATCGCATCAAGGATTTCTCCGGCAAGTCTTTCTTTCATCGTCTTTTCGGATCTCAGCCTGGAATAATTCGTTACCCAGCGCAGACCCAGTGTCTGCCTTCTTTCGGGGCGTACCTCGATCGGCACCTGATAGGTCGCGCCGCCGACGCGGCGCGCCTTTACCTCTAAAGACGGCATGACGTTTTCCATTGCCTGCTCAAAAACTTCAAGCGGGTCTTTTCCCGTTTTCTCGCTGATAATATCGAATGCACCGTAGACGATCTTCTGGGAAACACCCTTCTTGCCGTCGTACATGATATTGTTGATCAAACGGGTCACAAGCTTGGAATGATAAAGCGGGTCGGGCAAAACATCACGTTTTGCAATAGAACCTCTTCTTGGCACTTTACTTCCCTCCTTCACATAAATGATATCATCGGTACTCGAAAGGACAAACTCCCGTTGGCCATAGAGACGTTCTTAAAAATCTATAAAAACGCCGCCAGATGTGCTTCTTCAGCACGCAGCCGTAAGGTTTCTGCCAGATCAGCCCTTTTTCGCAGCGCCGGGCTTCGGACGCTTCGCGCCATACTTGGAGCGCGCCTGCATACGCTTCGCAACGCCCTGGGCATCCAGAGTGCCGCGGATGATATGGTAACGCACGCCAGGCAGATCCTTGACACGGCCGCCGCGGATCATCACGACGCTGTGCTCCTGCAGATTGTGGCCGACGCCGGGGATATACGCACTGACTTCAATGCCGTTGGAAAGCCTTACCCTCGCGATTTTTCTCAGCGCCGAGTTCGGCTTTTTGGGCGTAGCCGTCTTCACAGAAGTGCAGACGCCGCGCTTTTGGGGGGAATCCTGATCGATCGAAAGCCTTTTCTTGGAATTCCATCCCTTCAGAAGCGCAGGAGCCTTTGCTTTTCTTTCGCTGACTTCTCTGCCTGTATGGACCAACTGATTAAATGTGGGCATATGACACCTCCTCTCTGAAAGATGATATGTTAAACGGGCATATTCTGCCCCTTTTAACCCGGAATAAACAATCTTGCGAAAATCATACAATAATGCAGGGGAAGCCTGCTCCAAAAGGAGTCTTCTGGAGCAGAAAAATCCCGATTTTATTGTAAATCATCACAATTAATAATTTTATCATGATGCGGTATCGTTTGTCAAGCCCGAATCCGCGGGCTCTATCTCGATATCGCGGTAGCATTTCATGCCGGTGCCGGCGGGGATCAGCTTGCCGATGCAGACGTTCTCTTTCAGGCCGAGCAGCGGGTCCACCTTGCCCTTGATGGCGGCGTCGGTCAGAACACGCGTGGTCTCCTGGAACGACGCGGCGGAGAGGAACGAATCCGTCGCAAGGGAGGCCTTGGTGATGCCGAGCAGCACAGGGGTGCAGGTCGCTTCCTTCAGGTCGGTCTCGCCGTTTGCGATGCGGTCGCGGATCTGCTGGTTTTCGGCCTCGAACTCCGTCTTTTCGACCAGCGAGCTGGGCAGCATGGTGGTGTCCCCGGACTCTTCCACGCGCACCTTCTTCATCATCTGGCGCACGATGACCTCGATATGCTTGTCGTTGATATCGACGCCCTGCATCCGGTAGACGCGCTGCACTTCCTGGATCAGATAATCCTGAACCGCCTGCGGGCCGCTGATCGCCAGAATGTCGTGCGGGTTGACGGAGCCCTCGGTGAGCCTGTCGCCGGCCTTGATCTGCTGGCCCTTCTTGACGCTGACGCGAGAGCCGTACGGGATCAGATAAGACTTCTGGTCGCCGGTTTCCTGATTGGTGATCACCACGTGCCTGTTCTTTTTGACTTCCTCGAACGAGACCTCGCCGGCGATTTCGCTGATGATGGCGAGGTGCTTCGGCTTGCGCCCTTCGAACAGCTCTTCGACGCGCGGCAGGCCCTGCGTGATATCCTCCGCGCTGGCGACACCGCCGGTGTGGAAGGTTCTCATGGTCAGCTGGGTGCCCGGCTCGCCGATGGACTGGGCGGCGATGATGCCGACCGATTCTCCCACGGTAACGGGGCCGCCGGTCGCCAGGTTCGCGCCGTAGCACTTTTTGCAGATGCCGTGCTTTGCGCGGCAGTTCAGAATGGAGCGGATCTTGATGTGCGTGACGCCCTTGGAAACGATCAGGTTGGCGTCGCTCTCGTCGATCAGCTTATCTTTGGAAACAAGGACTTTCCCGGTTTCCGGATCCACGAAGTCCTCCAGCAGATAGCGGCCCTGCAGGCGCTCCGACAAAGGCTCGATCGACTCCTTGCCCTCCTGGATGTCGAAGATCTCCAGGCCCTCGGTGGCGCCGCAGTCATCCTCGCGCACGATGACTTCCTGCGAAACATCGACCAGGCGGCGGGTCAGATAGCCGGAGTCCGCCGTTCTCAGGGCAGTGTCGGCCAAGCCCTTCCTGGCACCGCGGGACGAAATGAAGTATTCCAGAACATTCAGGCCCTCGCGGTAGTTGGCCTTGATCGGGATTTCAATCGTACGGCCGGAGGTGTTCGCGATCAGCCCGCGCATGCCGGCGAGCTGGCGGATCTGGCTCATGGAGCCGCGGGCCCCGGAATCCGCCATCATGAAGATCGGGTTGTAGCGGTCCAGCCCGTTCTGCAGCGCCGCGGTGACGTCGTTCGTGGCCTTTTCCCACGTCTTCAGCACGGCGTTGTAGCGTTCCGAATCGGAAAGCAGGCCGTTTTTGAACTCGTCGGTGACAAGGTCGATCTTCTTGTCGGCGGCGGCGATGATTTCCTTTTTCTGCGGCGGGATGGTGGCGTCGCTCACGGCGACGGTGATGCCGCTTTTCGTGGAGTATTTATAGCCCTGCGATTTGATCTGGTCCAGCACCTCGGCGGTCTTCGCCGTGCCGTGCTTGTGGATGCATTTGTCGATGATCTGGCCGAGCTGCTTTTTGCCGACCAGAAAATCGATTTCGAACAGGAACAGGTTTTCCGGTTTGGAACGGTCCACATACCCCAGATCCTGCGGGATCGGCTGGTTGAAAATAATGCGGCCGACCGTCGAATCCACCAAGCGGGATACCTGTTTTCCGTCGATTTCCAAAAAGCGGCGGACCTTGACCTTCGCCTGCAGACTGACGACCCCTGTCTCATAGGCCATCAGGGCTTCCTTGACGTCGCGGAAAATCTTCCCCTCGCCCTTCTCGCCGTCTTTATCCAAAGTCAGGTAATAGGAGCCGAGCACCATATCCTGGGTAGGAACGGTGACGGGGCGCCCGTCGGAAGGCTTCAGCAGGTTCCCGGCGGCGAGCATCAGGAAGCGCGCTTCTGCCTGCGCCTCGGCGGAAAGCGGAACGTGCACGGCCATCTGGTCGCCGTCGAAATCGGCGTTGTAGGCCGTGCAGGCCAGCGGATGCAGCTTTAAGGCGCGCCCCTCGACCAGCACCGGCTCAAACGCCTGAATGCCCAGCCTGTGCAGGGTCGGCGCGCGGTTCAACAGCACCGGGTGGTTTTTGATGACGACTTCGAGCGCGTCCCAGACCTCGGGCTTCGCGCGCTCGACCGCCTTTCTCGCCGCCTTGATATTTCCGGCTGCGCCGGTTTCCACAAGGCGCTTCATGACGAACGGCTTGAACAGCTCCAGCGCCATTTCCTTCGGCAGGCCGCACTGGTACATTTTCAGCTCCGGGCCGACGACGATGACCGAACGGCCGGAATAGTCGACGCGCTTGCCCAGAAGGTTCTGGCGGAAACGGCCCTGTTTGCCCTTGAGCATATCCGAAAGGGATTTCAGGGGGCGGTTGTTCGGGCCGGTGACCGGGCGGCCGCGGCGGCCGTTGTCGATCAGGGCATCCACCGCTTCCTGAAGCATGCGCTTCTCATTGCGCACGATGATATCCGGCGCGCCCAGCTCCAGCAGCCGTTTCAGGCGGTTGTTGCGGTTGATCACGCGGCGGTAAAGGTCGTTCAGGTCGGAAGTCGCGAACCGGCCGCCGTCGAGCTGCACCATCGGGCGCAGTTCCGGCGGGATGACCGGGATGCAGTCCAAGATCATCCATTCCGGGCGGTTCCCCGAAAGGCGGAACGCCTCGACCACTTCCAGCCGCTTCAGAACGCGCACGCGCTTCTGACCGGAAGCGTTCTCAAGCTCTTCCTTCAGCTCTTTCGATTCTTTGTCAAGGTCGATTTCGGCAAGCAGCTTTTTGATGGCCTCGGCTCCCATGCCGGCGTCAAAATCGTCCTCGTATTTTTCTCGCATGTCGCGGTATTCCTTTTCATTGAGCATCTGCTTTTTCTGCAGCTCGCGCACATTGCCGGGATCGGTTACGATATAAAGGGCAAAATACAGGACCTTCTCCAGCATGCGCGGGGAAATGTCGAGAATCAGGCCCATTCTGGATGGAATCCCCTTGAAATACCAGATATGAGAAACGGGGGCGGCAAGCTCAATGTGTCCCATGCGTTCGCGGCGCACCTTGGCGCGGGTGACTTCTACCCCGCAGCGCTCGCAGATCTTGCCCTTGTAGCGAATCCTCTTGTACTTTCCGCAATGGCATTCCCAGTCTTTGGTGGGCCCGAAGATTCTCTCGCAGAAAAGGCCGTCGCGCTCGGGCTTCAAGGTGCGGTAATTGATGGTTTCCGGTTTTTTGACTTCGCCGTGCGACCACTCGCGGATGGTTTCCGGAGAAGCAAGTCCGATTTTCATTGATTCAAATACGTTAAATTCCATTATGCAGCCCCCTACTATTCGATATCATCATGATCGCTGTCGTCGCTATCGGAATCACTGCCTGGATCGATGTTGGGATCGCTGTCAGGTTCGCCGTCCAAATTATCTTCATCCTCGTCATCCGAAAACAGGTCGGATTCTTCGGATTCTTCAAACAGGGAGTCATCCTCGTCCGGATCTTCCACGGTATAGCCGTCCAGGCTGTCCTCGGATGCGACGGAAGGCTCGTCGAGCGAATCGTCGGAAGGCGTGAAGCCGACGTCGTCCTCATCGTTGAAATCCTGCTTCAGGTCGATTTCCTGATCATCCTTGTCGAGCACCTTGACATCCAGCGCAAGGGCCTGAAGCTCCTTGATCAGGACCTTAAAGGATTCCGGCACGCCGGGCTTCGGGATGTTCTGGCCCTTGACGATCGCTTCATAGGTCTTTACGCGGCCGACGACATCGTCGGACTTGACGGTGAGGATCTCCTGAAGGGTGTAGGCGGCGCCGTAGGCTTCGAGCGCCCACACCTCCATCTCGCCGAAGCGCTGGCCGCCGAACTGGGCCTTGCCGCCCAAAGGCTGCTGCGTGACAAGGGAGTACGGCCCCGTGGAACGGGCGTGGATCTTATCGTCGACCAGATGATGCAGCTTCAGGTAGTACATATAGCCTACGGTGACAAGATTGTCGAACGGCTCTCCGGTGCGCCCGTCGATGAGCTGCACCTTTCCGTCCTCGCGCATTCCGGCCATCCGGAAGCATTCGCGGATATCGTCTTCATGCGCGCCGTCGAACACGGGGGTCATGATCTTCCACCCCAGCTTCTTCGCGGCCATGCCGAGATGGACCTCCAGCACCTGCCCGATGTTCATACGGGACGGGACGCCCAGGGGGTTCAGCACGATGTCGAGCGGCGTGCCGTCCGGCAGGAACGGCATATCCTCGATCGGCAGGATACGGGAAACGACGCCCTTGTTTCCATGGCGGCCGGCCATTTTGTCGCCGACCGAGACCTTGCGCTTCTGGGCGATATAGCAGCGGACCACCTTGTTGACGCCCGGGCTCAGCTCGTCGTGGCTGTTTTCGCGGGTGAAGACCTTGACATCCACCACGATGCCGTATTCGCCGTGGGGCACGCGCAGGGAAGTGTCGCGGACCTCCCGCGCCTTTTCCCCGAAGATGGCGCGCAGCAGGCGTTCCTCGGCAGTCAGCTCCGTTTCGCCCTTCGGCGTCACCTTGCCGACCAGGATATCGCCCGCGCGCACTTCGGCGCCGACGCGGATGATCCCGCTGTCGTCCAGATCGCCGAGCAGATCCTCGTTGACGTTCGGGATGTCGCGCGTGATCTCCTCCGGCCCGAGCTTGGTGTCCCTGGCTTCCGTTTCGTATTCTTCAATATGGATGGATGTATAAACATCATCCCTTACGATCTTTTCACTGATGAGGACGGCATCCTCGTAGTTGTAGCCCTCCCAGGTCATGAAGCCGATCAGCACGTTCTTGCCGAGGCTGATCTCTCCGTTGTGGGTGGCGGGGCCATCCGCGATCACTTCGCCGGCCCCGACGTGCTGCCCGCGGTCCACCACCGGCACCTGATTGATGCAGGTGCCCTGGTTGGAGCGCATGAACTTCGTGATATGGTAGGCGTCGATTTCCCCGGTGTCGTCGCGGGTCACGCGGATCTCATCCGCGCTGACGCTGCGCACGACGCCGGCGTTTTTGGCGAGCACGCAGACGCCGGAATCCACGCCGGCCTTGTATTCCATGCCGGTGCCAACGATCGGCGACTCCGTTTTCAGCAGCGGAACCGCCTGCCTCTGCATGTTGGAGCCCATCAGGGCGCGGTTCGCGTCGTCGTTTTCCAGGAACGGAATCATCGCGGTCGCGACGGAAACGACCATTCGGGGCGAAACATCCATATAATCGGCCTTGTCGCTCTCCACCTGAACGAATTCGTCGCGGTAGCGGCCGTTGATTTTCGGGTTGACGAAATGGCCTTCCTTGTCGAGCGGTTCGTTGGCCTGCGCCACAATATAATCGTCTTCCATGTCGGCGGTCATATACACGACGTCGGAAGTGACGCATCCGGTTTCCTTGTCCACGCGGCGGAACGGCGCTTCGACAAAGCCGTACTCGTTGATGCGCGCGAAGGTGGCCAGATAGGAGATCAGGCCGATGTTCGGGCCTTCCGGCGTCTCGATCGGGCACATGCGCCCGTAATGGCTGTAGTGGACGTCGCGCACCTCGAATCCGGCGCGGTCGCGCGAGAGCCCGCCGGGGCCGAGCGCGGAAAGGCGGCGCTTGTGCGTCAGCTCCGCGAGCGGGTTGGTCTGGTCCATAAACTGGGACAGCGGAGAGGAGCCGAAGAATTCCTTGATCGCCGCCACCACCGGACGGATGTTGATGAGCGAATGGGGCGTCAGAATTTCCAGATCCTGAGCCTGAAGTGTCATGCGTTCACGAATAACGCGCTCCAGACGGGAGAATCCTATTCTAAACTGGTTCTGCAGCAGCTCGCCGACCGAACGGATGCGGCGGTTGCCGAGATGGTCGATGTCGTCGGTATGGCCGAGGCCGACCGCAAGGCAGTTCATATAATTGATCGAGGCGAAAATATCGTCGATGATGATGTGCTTCGGGATCAGCTCGTCGATCCTGCTGCGGATGGCCTCCTTGAGCCCGTCGTCGTCGGAGCTGGAATCGAGGATTTCCGCGAGGACGCTGAAGCGGACCCGCTCGTTGACGCCGCATTCATCCTTGGCGTCGAACCCCACGAACTTGCTGATGTCGACCATGCCGTTCGAGATGACCTTCACCTCGCGCTCCCCGACGCGCACAAAAGCGACGGAAACGCCGGCGTCGTCGATTTCCACGGCCTTTTTGTGGGAAACGACCTCCCCCGCCTCCGCCATCAGCTCGCCGGTCATCGGGTTGACGATGGGGCGCGACAGCTCCTGGTCGGTGATGCGGCCGGCCAGACTCAGCTTTTTGTTGTATTTATAACGGCCCACGCGCGAAAGATCATAGCGGCGGGAATCGAAAAACAATCCGTTGATGTGGGACTGAGCGCTTTCAATGGTGGGGGGTTCACTCGGCCTTAATTTGCGGTAAACCTCGAACAGAGCCTCTTCGGTATTTTTGCAGGGGTCCTTTTCAATGGTTGCAAGAATGCGGTCGTCATCCCCGAAATATTCCCGGATGTCCTCATCGGTGCTCAGGCCGAGCGCGCGGATGAAAACGGTGACCGGCAGTTTCCGGTTCTTGTCGATGCGGACGTAAAAAACATCGTTGGCGTCGTTCTCATATTCGAGCCAGGCGCCCCGGTTCGGGATGACCGTGCAGCTGAACAGCTCCTTTCCGGTTTTGTCATATTCCATTTTATAATAAACACCGGGTGAACGAACCAGCTGGGAAACAATCACGCGTTCCGCGCCGTTGATGATGAACGTGCCGCTGTCCGTCATCAGCGGAAAATCGCCCATGAAAACCTCGGATTCCTTGATCTCGCCGCTTTCCTTATTCAAAAGGCGGGCGGTCACCCGCAGGGCGGCGGCATAGGTGGTGTCGCGTTCCTTACATTCCTCCACACTGTAATTCGGCTTGTCATCCAGTTTATAGTCAACAAAATCGAGCACCAGGTTCCCGGTGTAATCCGTAATGCCGGAAACGTCTTTAAAAACCTCTTTCAGCCCTTCGTCAAGAAACCATTGATAGGAATTCTTCTGCACCTCAATCAAGTTTGGCATGTCCAAAACTTCATCGATCCGCGCAAAGCTCATTCGGGTGCTCTTGCCTAACTGTACCGGTTTGACATTCACCATTGGCTCAATCACTCCATTCATATATTTAACCATCTTTTTAAGATAAACAAACAGTCAATGAAGGCTCACACCACCGTTTCTGCAAAATTTTTCAAGTAGCTCTTGCCTTTTTTATCAATTCGTGATAGAATAAATCTAATCAGGGAAGAGTATATGTTTCCATGATGATGCAGTATATTAGTTTATTACAATATCTAAAATTTGTCAAGCTTTTTTGCAAAAAAAGTATGCCATCCCGCGATACGGGATGGATTTTTTTGTTTTTCACCCTGTAAAAACGGAAAAATCCGCGGTTTCAAACGGCTGCAGGCCGCAAAAAGATGGCAGACACTTTTGTGTCTGCCATCTTTATTATGTACATATTCCGTCCCCGCCCTATTTCCCCAATTTCTCCGTCTCCCCCGGCAAATTGGAAAAGGTATAGGAATCCAGCTTATCCCGCACCACAAGGGAGATTTCCTCGTAAATCCGGTGAAACCGGCAGGCCGTGTGGGTGCAGTAATATTCATCCTGCTGGCACCGGCTGATCATATAGGGCCCCTCGACGGATTCGATGACCTCGCGCAGGGTGATTTCTCCCCCGGGGCGAGCCAGCATATATCCCCCGTGGGCTCCCTTATACGACTTCACCAGACTGTCGGCCACCAGTTTGCGCAGAATTTTCAGCGCAAACCGAAGGGGCACGTGCGTTTCCTCGGAAATACTTCTCGCATCGACCTTTTTGTCGGACTGTGCGAGCATATCGACGATCCTCACCGCATAATCCGCTTCTAATGTCATATGCATGCTGCATGCTCCTCACTAAAATCAATCCAGAAAATCCTTCAGCTTCTTGCTGCGGCTCGGATGGCGCAGCTTGCGCAGGGCCTTCGCCTCGATCTGGCGGATCCGCTCCCTGGTGACGTTGAATTCCTTGCCGACTTCCTCCAGCGTGCGGGAGCGGCCGTCCTCCAGCCCGAACCGCAGGCGCAGCACCTTTTCCTCCCTCGGGGTCAGCGTATCCAGCACCTCCCCGAGCTGTTCCTTTAAAAGGGTGTGGGAGGCGGCATCCGCGGGAGCGGGGGCTTCGTCATCCGGGATAAAATCTCCCAGATGGCTGTCCTCCTCCTCGCCGATCGGGGTTTCCAGCGAAACGGGCTCCTGCGCGACGCGCATGATCTCGCGCACCTTATCCACCGGCATGTCGAGCTCCGCGGAAATTTCGTCCGCGGTGGGCTCGTGGCCGTTGGTGTGAAGAAGCTGGCTGGAAACCTTTTTCACCTTGTTGATCGTTTCCACCATATGCACGGGGATGCGGATGGTGCGCGCCTGATCCGCGATGGCCCGGGTGATTGCCTGACGAATCCACCACGTGGCGTAGGTGGAAAATTTAAAGCCCTTGGTGTAATCGAATTTTTCCACGGCCTTGATCAGCCCGAGGTTCCCCTCCTGAATCAGGTCGAGGAACTGCATGCCGCGCCCCAGGTAGCGTTTCGCGATGCTGACCACCAGGCGCAGGTTCGCTTCGGAAAGGCGCTTTTTCGCCGCTTCATCCCCTTCGGAAATCCGGATGGCAAGGTCGATCTCCTCTTCGGGGGAAAGCAGCGGAACGCGGCCGATCTCCTTTAAATAGACCTTGACCGGATCGTCGATCGCGATCCCCTCGCTGCTCAGCGAGGACTCCACATCCTCGCTCTCGTCGCCCGGAGTTGTGATATCAAGGTCTTCCAAAGGCAGGTTCGCAAAGTCTTCGATGATCTCGACCCCCTGTGCTTCCAGCGTATCGTAAAATTTTTCGATCTGTTCCGGCTCAAAATCGAGTTCGCCCAGAGCATCCAGAATCTCCTTTGTGGAAAGCTGCCCCTTGCTTTTTCCAAGCTCGATCAAATCCCTGATAACCGTCTTCTTATCCGGCGTTTCCATAACCGATTTCCCCCTATTTTTTCTGCTCCTTCAGCCGCTCGAGATATTCCCTGATATCCTGCGGCTGAGCAGAGCCTGCGCTCTGCACCTTCATTTTACCGTTTTCCTGTAAAATGACGTCAATATATTCCCCGGCATCCTGCGCAGTTACAGCGACCTGATGATATTGTGCCAGCATTTTTGCCACAGCGGCGATTTCATCGACGGAAAACTCTTCCGAAAGGTCTGTAAGGCTGCACGCCTTGCCGTTCTTAATTTTCCCAAGAATTACTTGATATACACGGCGGTTGAAAGCCGTGATGAATTTTTCGGCGGGCAGGGCCGCCGAAACGCGCCCGGCGGCGTCCGGATGCTGAAAAAGATAGACGATCAGCCCCTCCTCCGCATTGGCCGCCCGCAGGTGATCCTTTTTTTCCGGATTCACCGTGTCGCGGTAGCCGGCGGTCTGCTGCGCAAACGCGCGGAATTCCTTCTTGTTTTTGATCTGCATCCTCTTTCTGCTCTTTTTGTCCGCCTGAAGGAGGATGGCGCTCCGGTCCACCCCGGTTTCCTCGGCGAGCCGCCCGGCGTAAACCTCCTGCTCCACACGGTTTTCCAGCGTGGCCAGAACATCGGCCGCCCCGGAAAGATACGCGATCTTTCCATCCGGCGTCTTCATGTCGCACTGCGACCGGATCTTCTGAAGGCGGTATTCCACATCGTTCCCGCTCGCTTCCAGAAGCTGGCGGAACCGGGCGGGGCCCTGCTCCCCCAGAGACTTTATGTACTCGTCCGGGTCTTTTCCCCCGATGATGCGGATCACCCGGACGTTCAGCCCCACGCCGCGCAGGATGGGGATCGCGCGGGCCGTGGCTTTCTGCCCGGCCTCGTCGGCATCGTAAGAGAGAAAGACCTCCCCGGTGTAGCGCGCCATCAGACGGGCCTGCTCCACCGTAAGCGCGGTTCCCAGCGTCGCGATCGCGTTGGTGAAGCCGGCCTGATGGAGCGCGATGACATCCATGTAGCCTTCCGCCAGGATCAGCCCGCCGCCCGCGCTGTTCTTCGCGAAGTTCATCGCGAACAGGCCGTTGCTTTTGCGGAAGACCGGCGTGTCGGAGGTATTGAGATATTTCGGCTTGCCATCCCCCAGAATCCTGCCGCCGAACGCGATCACGTTGCCGCGCAGGTCGATAATCGGGTACATGACGCGGGAAAAGAAACGGTCCACCGGCCTTCCCGTGGAAGAGCGGAACGCGACGTTCGCCTGGATCATCTCTTCCGGATGGAACCCCTT
This window of the Ruminococcaceae bacterium BL-6 genome carries:
- the rpoC gene encoding RNA polymerase (beta' subunit) (Evidence 2a : Function from experimental evidences in other organisms; PubMedId : 10672039, 10675340, 10910724, 11029421, 9795209, 10438769, 23070162, 22720735; Product type e : enzyme), producing the protein MEFNVFESMKIGLASPETIREWSHGEVKKPETINYRTLKPERDGLFCERIFGPTKDWECHCGKYKRIRYKGKICERCGVEVTRAKVRRERMGHIELAAPVSHIWYFKGIPSRMGLILDISPRMLEKVLYFALYIVTDPGNVRELQKKQMLNEKEYRDMREKYEDDFDAGMGAEAIKKLLAEIDLDKESKELKEELENASGQKRVRVLKRLEVVEAFRLSGNRPEWMILDCIPVIPPELRPMVQLDGGRFATSDLNDLYRRVINRNNRLKRLLELGAPDIIVRNEKRMLQEAVDALIDNGRRGRPVTGPNNRPLKSLSDMLKGKQGRFRQNLLGKRVDYSGRSVIVVGPELKMYQCGLPKEMALELFKPFVMKRLVETGAAGNIKAARKAVERAKPEVWDALEVVIKNHPVLLNRAPTLHRLGIQAFEPVLVEGRALKLHPLACTAYNADFDGDQMAVHVPLSAEAQAEARFLMLAAGNLLKPSDGRPVTVPTQDMVLGSYYLTLDKDGEKGEGKIFRDVKEALMAYETGVVSLQAKVKVRRFLEIDGKQVSRLVDSTVGRIIFNQPIPQDLGYVDRSKPENLFLFEIDFLVGKKQLGQIIDKCIHKHGTAKTAEVLDQIKSQGYKYSTKSGITVAVSDATIPPQKKEIIAAADKKIDLVTDEFKNGLLSDSERYNAVLKTWEKATNDVTAALQNGLDRYNPIFMMADSGARGSMSQIRQLAGMRGLIANTSGRTIEIPIKANYREGLNVLEYFISSRGARKGLADTALRTADSGYLTRRLVDVSQEVIVREDDCGATEGLEIFDIQEGKESIEPLSERLQGRYLLEDFVDPETGKVLVSKDKLIDESDANLIVSKGVTHIKIRSILNCRAKHGICKKCYGANLATGGPVTVGESVGIIAAQSIGEPGTQLTMRTFHTGGVASAEDITQGLPRVEELFEGRKPKHLAIISEIAGEVSFEEVKKNRHVVITNQETGDQKSYLIPYGSRVSVKKGQQIKAGDRLTEGSVNPHDILAISGPQAVQDYLIQEVQRVYRMQGVDINDKHIEVIVRQMMKKVRVEESGDTTMLPSSLVEKTEFEAENQQIRDRIANGETDLKEATCTPVLLGITKASLATDSFLSAASFQETTRVLTDAAIKGKVDPLLGLKENVCIGKLIPAGTGMKCYRDIEIEPADSGLTNDTAS